One genomic window of Desmospora activa DSM 45169 includes the following:
- a CDS encoding sulfurtransferase, whose protein sequence is MKSLIDTKTLHHHLDDPSWIVVDCRFDLKDEEQGHQAYEQGHIPGARYLSLKYDLSGPVSKHGGRHPFPDMDEFVDKLGRMGIDGEKTVIAYDDQGGAMAARLWWMLRHLGHERVAVLDEGFQSWVKAGYPVTPEVPEMTVTRFIPHIRHPERLVGMEETKAEKGWVIDSRERDRYEGKMEPIDAKAGHIPGAVHHFWKSNLTEGQRWKSKEEIREQFSYLQPGSRPIVYCGSGVTACANLLALHVAGIEDARLYPGSWSDWISYEENPIRQGPELRAK, encoded by the coding sequence ATGAAATCGTTAATTGATACTAAAACTTTGCATCATCATCTGGATGATCCTAGCTGGATTGTGGTGGATTGCCGTTTTGATTTAAAAGATGAAGAGCAGGGGCATCAGGCGTACGAACAGGGACATATCCCTGGTGCCCGTTATCTGTCGCTAAAGTATGATCTGTCAGGGCCTGTTTCCAAACATGGGGGTCGCCATCCGTTTCCCGATATGGACGAATTTGTGGATAAGTTAGGCCGGATGGGTATCGACGGGGAGAAAACAGTGATCGCCTACGATGATCAGGGGGGAGCGATGGCGGCACGGTTGTGGTGGATGTTACGCCATCTCGGACATGAACGGGTAGCAGTGTTGGACGAGGGGTTCCAAAGCTGGGTAAAAGCGGGGTACCCTGTTACGCCAGAGGTACCGGAAATGACTGTCACCCGCTTTATCCCCCATATTCGCCATCCAGAGCGTCTGGTGGGAATGGAGGAGACCAAAGCGGAGAAAGGATGGGTCATCGATTCCCGCGAGCGCGATCGCTATGAAGGGAAAATGGAACCCATCGACGCCAAGGCGGGCCATATTCCCGGCGCGGTACACCATTTCTGGAAAAGTAACCTGACGGAGGGGCAACGTTGGAAATCGAAAGAAGAAATCCGGGAGCAATTTTCATACCTGCAGCCAGGGAGTCGTCCCATCGTCTATTGCGGCTCCGGTGTGACGGCATGTGCCAACCTGCTGGCCCTCCATGTGGCCGGAATTGAGGATGCTCGCCTCTATCCGGGAAGTTGGAGTGATTGGATCAGTTATGAAGAAAATCCGATTCGGCAAGGTCCAGAATTGCGGGCAAAGTAG